In Marisediminicola antarctica, one DNA window encodes the following:
- a CDS encoding proline dehydrogenase family protein, whose product MSNELAGTPVRPHNISSETIATVRRWLAESADVAPDTSAERLAGVLKDPVGLDFTIGFVDRVVRPEDLKVAGKNLETLSRNIPTFLPWYMRIAIQLGGGFAPILPWPIVPISRAVLRGMVGHLILDARPEKLDKSMQELRSQGIRLNLNLLGEAVLGDGEADRRLEGTRALLERSDVDYVSIKVSSVASQLSMWAFDETVERVATRLTPLYELAAASGATKFINLDMEEFRDLDLTIAVFERILENPKLKSLEAGIVLQAYLPDALGALQRLTGWATERRVAGGAGIKVRVVKGANLAMEHVDSELHHWPLATYSTKQDTDTNYKRVLDWALTPERTDAVRIGVAGHNLFDLAFAWLLAKDRKVESRIEFEMLLGMATGQADAVRRDVGGLLLYTPVVRPTEFDSAISYLIRRLEENASPENFMSGVFELATSEKVFDREAERFLASLAQLDQTVPPSNRVQNRDAPAAHTAMEKFENTADTDPAIGANRDWGRRILQRSATSTLGASQLADANVTDAQSLEVIVRSTAAAGTAWGERDAESRAKVLHGAGNALEAARAELIEVMASETGKTIAEGDVEVSEAIDFAHYYAERALDLEALERAVFVPSKLIVVTPPWNFPVAIPAGGVLAALASGAGVIIKPAPQARRSAAIMVQALWDGGVPREVLALVDVEEGELGTQLITHPSVGRVILTGAWETAALFRSWRSDLPLLAETSGKNAIIVTPSADLDLAAADIVKSAFGHAGQKCSAASLVILVGSVAKSARFRRQLEDAVRTLRVGWPDDPTTQMGPIVEPAAGKLQRGLTVLADGESWLVKPSQLDDTGRLWSPGVRDGVAAGSEFHLTEYFGPVLGIMHAETLDEAIALQNAPDYGLTAGIHSLDPSEIEQWIDEVEAGNLYVNRGITGAVVRRQPFGGWKRSSVGTSTKAGGPNYLFTLGNIEPVFEKPRGSVRLKGISPRVKKVIEASQAGIGFDEFDRVRAAAVSDQAAWEAEFGVARDVSGLKAERNVFRYRPIPVTIRLSEDASQAQLVRLLVAATIARTSVSISTAVPVAAGVVALLRSENSPLAASAPVVETDAAFAARVAASGTRPERIRLIGGSAAVLADALGGNPDVAIYSGPVTTEGRVELLPFLREQAISITSHRFGNPDPASRIRTL is encoded by the coding sequence ATGTCGAATGAGCTCGCTGGTACACCCGTGCGCCCGCACAACATCTCTTCCGAGACCATTGCGACGGTGCGGCGATGGCTTGCCGAGAGCGCGGATGTCGCGCCCGACACGTCAGCGGAGCGACTGGCTGGAGTGCTCAAGGACCCGGTCGGGCTCGACTTCACAATCGGGTTCGTCGACCGGGTCGTTCGCCCGGAAGACCTGAAGGTCGCGGGCAAGAACCTGGAGACGCTCTCCCGCAATATTCCGACGTTCCTCCCCTGGTACATGCGCATCGCGATCCAGCTCGGCGGCGGATTCGCTCCGATTCTTCCGTGGCCCATTGTTCCGATCTCCCGCGCCGTGCTCCGCGGCATGGTCGGCCACCTCATCCTCGACGCGCGCCCGGAGAAGCTCGACAAGAGCATGCAGGAGCTGCGCAGCCAGGGCATCCGGCTCAATCTCAACCTGCTCGGCGAGGCAGTGCTCGGCGACGGCGAGGCCGACCGCCGACTCGAGGGAACCCGCGCGCTGCTTGAGCGCAGTGACGTCGACTATGTCTCGATCAAGGTCTCCTCTGTCGCGAGCCAGCTCTCGATGTGGGCCTTCGACGAGACCGTCGAGCGCGTTGCGACCCGGCTCACTCCGCTGTACGAGCTCGCCGCGGCATCAGGGGCCACCAAGTTCATCAACCTCGACATGGAGGAATTTCGCGACCTCGACCTCACGATCGCGGTCTTCGAGCGGATTCTCGAGAACCCCAAGCTGAAGAGCCTGGAGGCCGGCATCGTGTTGCAGGCCTACCTGCCTGACGCCCTCGGCGCGCTGCAGCGACTCACCGGGTGGGCGACCGAGCGCCGGGTTGCCGGCGGTGCCGGAATCAAGGTGCGCGTCGTCAAGGGCGCCAACCTCGCGATGGAGCACGTCGACTCGGAGCTGCACCACTGGCCGCTCGCGACCTACTCCACCAAGCAGGACACCGACACGAATTACAAGCGCGTGCTCGACTGGGCCCTCACCCCCGAGCGGACGGATGCCGTGCGCATCGGCGTCGCCGGACACAACCTCTTCGACCTCGCCTTCGCCTGGCTGCTCGCCAAGGACCGCAAGGTCGAATCGCGAATCGAATTCGAGATGCTCCTCGGCATGGCGACCGGACAGGCGGATGCCGTGCGCCGCGACGTCGGCGGGCTGCTGCTGTACACCCCGGTGGTGCGCCCCACCGAATTCGACTCGGCGATCTCCTACCTGATCCGCCGGCTTGAGGAGAACGCGAGCCCGGAGAACTTCATGTCGGGCGTGTTCGAGCTCGCGACCTCGGAGAAGGTGTTCGACCGCGAGGCCGAACGGTTCCTCGCCTCGCTCGCGCAGCTCGACCAGACCGTGCCCCCATCGAACCGCGTGCAGAACCGCGATGCCCCGGCCGCACACACGGCAATGGAGAAGTTCGAGAACACCGCCGACACCGACCCCGCGATCGGCGCAAACCGCGACTGGGGTCGGCGCATCCTGCAGCGCTCCGCGACATCCACCCTCGGTGCGAGCCAGCTCGCCGACGCGAACGTCACCGACGCCCAGAGCCTCGAGGTCATCGTGCGCAGCACCGCCGCGGCCGGAACTGCCTGGGGCGAGCGCGATGCCGAGTCGCGGGCGAAGGTGCTGCACGGGGCAGGGAACGCTCTCGAGGCAGCCCGCGCCGAGCTCATCGAGGTCATGGCGAGCGAGACCGGCAAGACGATCGCCGAGGGCGATGTGGAGGTGAGCGAGGCCATCGACTTCGCCCACTACTACGCCGAGCGCGCGCTCGACCTCGAGGCGCTCGAGCGGGCCGTGTTCGTGCCATCGAAGCTCATCGTCGTGACCCCGCCGTGGAACTTCCCGGTCGCCATCCCGGCTGGCGGCGTGCTCGCCGCCCTCGCCTCGGGTGCCGGCGTGATCATCAAGCCGGCCCCGCAGGCCAGGCGCAGCGCAGCCATCATGGTCCAGGCCCTCTGGGACGGCGGCGTCCCCCGCGAAGTGCTCGCACTCGTCGACGTCGAGGAGGGTGAGCTCGGCACCCAGCTGATCACCCACCCGAGTGTCGGCCGCGTCATCCTCACCGGAGCCTGGGAGACAGCCGCGCTGTTCCGCAGCTGGCGCTCCGACCTCCCGCTGCTCGCCGAGACGAGCGGCAAGAACGCCATCATCGTGACCCCGAGCGCCGACCTCGACCTCGCCGCCGCGGACATCGTGAAGAGCGCGTTCGGGCACGCCGGGCAGAAGTGCTCCGCCGCCTCACTCGTGATCCTCGTCGGCAGCGTCGCGAAGTCGGCGCGGTTCCGTCGCCAGCTCGAGGATGCCGTGCGCACCCTGCGGGTCGGCTGGCCAGACGACCCGACCACGCAGATGGGCCCGATCGTCGAGCCCGCCGCTGGCAAGCTGCAGCGCGGGCTCACCGTGCTCGCCGACGGGGAGAGCTGGCTGGTAAAGCCCTCGCAGCTCGACGACACCGGACGGCTCTGGTCCCCAGGGGTGCGCGACGGGGTTGCGGCCGGCAGCGAGTTCCACCTCACCGAGTACTTCGGCCCGGTGCTCGGCATCATGCACGCCGAGACCCTCGACGAGGCAATCGCTCTGCAGAACGCGCCAGACTATGGGCTCACAGCGGGAATCCACTCGCTCGACCCGTCCGAGATCGAGCAGTGGATCGACGAGGTCGAGGCCGGCAACCTCTACGTCAACCGTGGAATCACCGGCGCGGTCGTGCGCCGCCAGCCCTTCGGCGGGTGGAAGCGCTCGAGCGTCGGCACGAGCACGAAGGCAGGTGGACCGAATTACCTGTTCACGCTCGGCAACATCGAGCCCGTTTTCGAGAAGCCCCGCGGTTCCGTGCGACTCAAGGGCATCAGCCCGAGGGTCAAGAAGGTGATCGAGGCGTCACAGGCAGGCATCGGCTTCGACGAGTTCGACCGGGTGCGCGCGGCCGCCGTGAGCGACCAAGCCGCGTGGGAGGCCGAGTTCGGCGTCGCCCGCGACGTGTCGGGCCTGAAGGCGGAGCGCAACGTATTCCGCTACCGGCCGATCCCGGTCACCATCAGGCTCTCAGAGGACGCCTCGCAGGCGCAGCTGGTGCGGCTGCTCGTCGCCGCGACGATCGCGCGGACTTCCGTGTCGATCAGCACCGCTGTTCCAGTCGCGGCCGGTGTCGTCGCGCTTCTGCGCAGCGAGAACAGCCCGCTCGCCGCAAGCGCGCCAGTCGTGGAGACGGATGCGGCCTTCGCCGCTCGCGTCGCGGCGTCCGGCACGCGGCCTGAGCGCATCCGGCTCATCGGCGGGAGCGCGGCGGTTCTCGCCGACGCCCTCGGCGGCAACCCGGATGTCGCCATCTACTCCGGACCGGTCACGACCGAGGGCCGGGTCGAGCTGCTGCCTTTCCTGCGCGAGCAGGCGATCAGCATCACCTCGCACCGCTTCGGCAACCCCGACCCGGCCTCGCGGATCCGCACCCTCTGA
- a CDS encoding LysR substrate-binding domain-containing protein, whose product MLDLRRLRLLRELSIRGTLAAVAEALSYSPSAVSQQLALLEAEAGVPLLQKSGRRVLLTPQGQVLVRHTTLLLERMELAEADLTGSLQAVAGTVRIAVFQSAALAIVPQALTLLAAEHPGLRVEVVQREPEAALSAVWARDFDLVVAEQYPGHAAPIVGDLDRIALCTDALRLGTPPGAGIRSLAGASAHAWVMEPRGTASRHWAEQACRLAGFEPDVRFETADLMAHTRLIESGNAVAILPDLVWAGRVPSVDTVELDGAPRRTVFTSARAASASRPAIRAVRRVLSRSVEFVAPEGEPAATN is encoded by the coding sequence ATGCTGGACCTGCGTCGCCTGCGCCTGCTGCGCGAGCTGAGCATCCGCGGCACCCTCGCGGCCGTCGCCGAGGCGCTGTCGTACTCCCCCTCCGCCGTCTCCCAGCAGCTCGCCCTGCTCGAGGCCGAGGCCGGGGTGCCGCTGCTGCAGAAGAGCGGGCGCCGGGTGCTGCTCACCCCGCAGGGGCAGGTGCTCGTGCGCCACACCACCCTCCTGCTCGAGCGAATGGAGCTCGCCGAGGCGGACCTCACGGGCTCGCTCCAGGCCGTCGCCGGCACCGTGCGCATCGCGGTCTTCCAGTCGGCCGCGCTCGCGATCGTGCCCCAGGCGCTCACACTGCTCGCGGCCGAGCACCCGGGACTCCGGGTCGAGGTCGTGCAGCGCGAGCCAGAGGCGGCCCTCTCCGCCGTCTGGGCGCGCGACTTCGACCTCGTGGTCGCGGAGCAGTATCCCGGCCACGCCGCGCCGATCGTCGGTGACCTCGACCGCATCGCGCTATGCACGGATGCCCTGCGGCTCGGCACCCCGCCCGGCGCAGGCATCCGCTCGCTCGCGGGGGCGAGCGCCCACGCCTGGGTGATGGAACCGCGCGGCACGGCGTCGCGCCACTGGGCCGAGCAGGCCTGCCGCCTCGCCGGGTTTGAGCCCGACGTGCGGTTCGAGACCGCCGACCTCATGGCGCACACCCGCCTCATCGAGTCGGGCAATGCCGTGGCGATCCTGCCCGACCTCGTCTGGGCCGGGCGGGTGCCATCGGTCGACACCGTCGAGCTCGACGGTGCTCCACGCCGTACGGTGTTCACCTCGGCGCGGGCGGCGAGCGCGAGCCGGCCCGCGATCCGTGCGGTGCGCCGGGTGCTCTCACGCTCGGTCGAGTTCGTGGCCCCCGAGGGTGAGCCCGCCGCCACGAACTAG
- a CDS encoding phytoene desaturase family protein, producing MNSDHATARNIVIVGGGHNGLVAAAYLAAAGRTVTVLERLENVGGAAVSAQAFTGVDARLSRYSYLVSMLPARIIRELGLDISLIRRRYSSYTPDPGTDRGLLVDNGDPAATARSFESIGAGADVAAWGDFYDGTGRVARALFPTVCDPLLTRDEAKRALGDDRLWAAIVEEPIGRHIEASFRHDLVRGVALTDGLIGTFAPADDETLAANRCFLYHVIGNETGDWDVPVGGMGAVSGALERAARQAGASIVTGALVTSITPDGEVRYRRGDSEHTLGAGTVLAGVAPHVLAGLVGEAPAEKPEGAQVKVNLLLTRLPALRESDIDPAAAFGGTFHINETYSQLETAYRAASAGNVPDPLPAEIYCHSLSDPSILSPELAATGAHTLTVFALHTPDRMITAENAETMRGRLQAAALASLNSVLAEPIEPLLLADADGAPTIETKTTRDIETALNMPGGNIFHGPLDWPFAESGDERATAAQRWGVATRHPRILLCGSGARRGGAVSGIGGHNAAMAVLEGD from the coding sequence ATGAACAGCGACCACGCGACTGCCCGCAACATCGTGATCGTCGGCGGAGGCCACAACGGCCTCGTCGCCGCGGCCTACCTCGCCGCCGCCGGCCGCACGGTCACCGTGCTCGAGCGGCTCGAGAACGTCGGCGGCGCCGCCGTCTCAGCCCAGGCCTTCACTGGGGTCGACGCCCGCCTCTCCCGCTACTCCTACCTCGTCAGCATGCTGCCGGCCCGAATCATCCGCGAGCTCGGCCTCGACATCTCCCTCATCCGCCGCCGCTACTCCTCCTACACACCCGACCCGGGCACCGACCGCGGGCTCCTTGTCGACAACGGCGACCCTGCGGCGACGGCGCGCTCGTTCGAGTCGATCGGCGCGGGGGCGGATGTCGCGGCCTGGGGCGACTTCTACGACGGGACGGGCCGCGTGGCCCGGGCACTGTTCCCGACGGTCTGCGACCCGCTACTGACGCGGGACGAGGCCAAACGCGCCCTCGGCGATGACCGACTCTGGGCGGCGATCGTCGAGGAGCCGATCGGGCGTCATATCGAGGCATCCTTCCGGCACGACCTCGTGCGCGGGGTCGCCCTCACCGACGGCCTAATTGGCACCTTCGCACCGGCCGACGATGAAACCCTCGCGGCGAATCGCTGCTTTTTGTACCACGTGATCGGAAACGAGACAGGCGACTGGGACGTTCCCGTGGGCGGCATGGGTGCCGTGAGCGGCGCCCTCGAGCGGGCCGCCCGGCAGGCGGGCGCGAGCATCGTCACCGGAGCCCTCGTCACCTCGATCACCCCGGACGGCGAGGTGCGCTACCGACGCGGCGACAGCGAGCACACTCTCGGCGCCGGCACAGTGCTCGCCGGGGTCGCCCCGCACGTGCTCGCGGGCCTCGTCGGCGAGGCGCCGGCCGAGAAGCCGGAGGGCGCGCAGGTCAAGGTAAACCTGCTGCTGACGCGGCTGCCCGCCCTGCGCGAGTCCGACATCGACCCGGCCGCCGCCTTCGGGGGAACCTTCCACATCAACGAGACCTACTCGCAGCTCGAGACGGCGTACCGCGCGGCGAGCGCTGGCAACGTGCCGGACCCGCTGCCCGCCGAAATCTACTGCCACTCGCTCAGCGACCCGAGCATTCTGTCGCCCGAGCTCGCCGCGACGGGCGCGCACACTCTCACGGTGTTCGCGCTGCACACCCCCGACCGGATGATTACCGCGGAGAACGCCGAGACGATGCGCGGGCGACTGCAGGCCGCGGCGCTCGCCTCGCTCAACAGCGTGCTTGCCGAGCCGATCGAGCCTCTGCTGCTTGCCGATGCCGATGGCGCCCCCACGATCGAGACCAAGACGACCCGCGACATCGAAACGGCGCTCAACATGCCCGGCGGCAATATCTTCCACGGCCCACTCGACTGGCCCTTCGCCGAGAGCGGCGACGAGCGGGCGACCGCGGCGCAGCGGTGGGGCGTCGCGACGCGTCATCCGCGCATCCTGCTGTGCGGCTCGGGGGCGCGGCGTGGCGGCGCCGTGAGCGGCATCGGCGGGCACAATGCGGCGATGGCCGTGCTCGAGGGCGACTGA
- a CDS encoding thioesterase family protein, protein MIFRTLLVWLRRHRGPKLGIHEVGRLRLRVVPTDLDVLGHMNNGVYLSIMDLGRMDAMQRSGAWTAISAAGFYPVAASETISFRRSLQPWQRFVLETRIVGYDQRAVYIEQRFVVGGELYATGFVRAKFLKRTGGTVTVTELASVTGADPSEVNLPEWLARWAADVAMPPSRVSAASEWP, encoded by the coding sequence ATGATATTTCGAACCTTGCTCGTCTGGTTGCGCCGTCATCGCGGGCCGAAACTCGGCATCCACGAGGTCGGCCGCCTCCGGCTGCGCGTCGTTCCGACCGACCTCGACGTGCTCGGGCACATGAACAACGGCGTCTACCTGTCGATCATGGACCTCGGCCGGATGGACGCGATGCAACGCTCGGGCGCCTGGACCGCGATCTCGGCCGCCGGCTTCTATCCGGTCGCGGCGAGCGAGACGATCAGCTTTCGCCGGTCCCTGCAGCCCTGGCAGCGCTTCGTTCTCGAGACCCGCATCGTCGGCTACGACCAGCGCGCCGTCTACATCGAGCAGCGCTTCGTGGTTGGCGGCGAGCTCTACGCGACGGGCTTCGTGCGGGCGAAGTTCCTCAAGCGCACTGGGGGCACCGTCACCGTGACGGAGCTGGCCAGTGTGACCGGAGCCGACCCGAGCGAGGTGAACCTGCCGGAGTGGCTCGCGCGCTGGGCGGCCGACGTGGCGATGCCACCGTCACGGGTGAGCGCGGCGAGCGAGTGGCCGTGA
- a CDS encoding DNA-3-methyladenine glycosylase family protein, translating to MNAPLSTVWAPQTPVNLRQTLRPLGRGALDPTLRWDGDGVWRALRTPAGTATLHLEVRGSAVEAAAWGDGAEWAIAGVPELLGHGDDQSGFDVSGNAFLHEAQRRLTGQRLLRTNLVLEAMLAAILEQKVTSKEARRAWSSLIRGHGDPAPGPAPEGMRVFPAPSTWRLVPSWDWHRAGVDPQRSRTALAAASVASGLERTLRFGRGGADVARGLRSVPGVGVWTAAETSQRAHGDPDSVSVGDYHLPAVVGLALVGRPVDDDGMLELLEPWRGHRQRVMRIIEGSGFRKPRFGPRMTIQDHRGH from the coding sequence ATGAACGCGCCGCTGTCGACGGTCTGGGCGCCCCAGACGCCGGTGAATCTGCGGCAGACGCTGCGGCCCCTCGGCCGCGGTGCGCTCGACCCGACGCTGCGGTGGGACGGCGATGGTGTGTGGCGCGCGCTGCGCACCCCCGCCGGCACTGCGACGCTCCACCTCGAGGTTCGCGGTTCAGCCGTCGAGGCGGCCGCGTGGGGCGACGGCGCCGAATGGGCGATCGCCGGGGTGCCGGAGCTGCTCGGGCACGGCGACGACCAGTCGGGGTTCGACGTGAGCGGCAACGCCTTCCTGCACGAGGCGCAGCGGCGCCTGACCGGGCAGCGGCTGCTCCGCACCAACCTCGTGCTCGAGGCAATGCTCGCGGCAATACTCGAGCAGAAGGTCACCAGCAAGGAGGCGAGGCGCGCCTGGAGCTCGCTCATCCGGGGGCACGGGGATCCGGCGCCCGGACCGGCACCGGAGGGGATGCGTGTGTTCCCGGCGCCCTCGACCTGGCGGCTTGTGCCGTCGTGGGACTGGCACCGGGCGGGCGTCGACCCGCAGCGGTCCCGCACGGCGCTCGCCGCGGCATCCGTCGCGAGCGGGCTCGAGCGCACCCTGCGTTTCGGTCGGGGCGGTGCCGACGTCGCTCGTGGGCTGCGCTCGGTGCCCGGCGTCGGGGTGTGGACGGCGGCCGAGACGAGCCAGCGCGCGCACGGCGACCCCGACTCGGTGAGCGTCGGCGACTACCACCTTCCCGCCGTGGTCGGGTTGGCGCTTGTGGGCAGGCCGGTCGACGACGACGGCATGCTCGAGCTGCTCGAGCCGTGGCGCGGGCATCGCCAGCGGGTCATGCGCATCATCGAGGGCAGTGGGTTCCGAAAGCCGCGCTTCGGGCCGCGCATGACCATCCAGGACCACCGGGGGCACTGA
- a CDS encoding rhodanese-related sulfurtransferase, with protein sequence MAVPKILLYYAFTPLADPDAVRLWQRELCEALGLKGRILISKDGINGTVGGDLPNVKRYLRRTREYPALADMDVKWAEGAGDDFPRLSVKVRAEIVSFGAPGELVVDSTGVVGGGTKLTPEQLHELIAAKDVTFFDGRNRIEAEIGRFEGAVVPDVSNTREFVADLESGRYDHLKAQPVVTYCTGGIRCEVLSSLMVNRGFTEVYQLDGGIARYGATYGDGGLWHGSLYVFDERLSIDFSDDAEVIGRCYACGAPSSTTANCGERSCREQRVVCTEHEATTACAAHA encoded by the coding sequence GTGGCCGTTCCGAAGATCCTGCTCTACTACGCGTTCACCCCGCTCGCCGACCCAGACGCTGTGCGCCTCTGGCAGCGCGAGCTGTGCGAGGCGCTCGGCCTGAAGGGCCGCATCCTCATCTCGAAGGACGGCATAAACGGAACGGTCGGCGGCGACCTGCCGAATGTGAAGAGGTACCTTCGGCGCACCCGCGAGTACCCCGCTCTCGCGGACATGGACGTCAAGTGGGCCGAGGGCGCTGGCGACGACTTCCCGCGGCTGAGCGTGAAGGTGCGCGCGGAGATCGTGAGCTTCGGGGCGCCCGGCGAGCTCGTCGTCGACTCCACCGGGGTCGTCGGCGGCGGCACGAAGCTCACGCCGGAGCAGCTGCACGAGCTCATCGCGGCGAAAGACGTGACCTTCTTCGACGGCCGCAACCGCATCGAGGCGGAAATCGGCCGGTTCGAGGGGGCGGTGGTTCCGGATGTCTCCAACACCCGCGAATTCGTCGCGGATCTGGAGAGCGGTCGCTACGACCACCTCAAGGCGCAGCCGGTCGTGACCTACTGCACGGGCGGCATCCGGTGCGAGGTGCTGAGTTCTCTCATGGTCAACCGCGGGTTCACCGAGGTGTACCAGCTCGACGGCGGCATTGCCCGCTACGGCGCGACCTACGGCGACGGCGGACTCTGGCACGGCTCGCTCTACGTCTTCGACGAGCGCCTCTCGATCGACTTCAGCGACGACGCCGAGGTCATCGGGCGATGCTACGCCTGCGGGGCGCCGAGCAGCACGACCGCGAACTGCGGCGAGCGCTCCTGCCGGGAGCAGCGCGTGGTGTGCACCGAGCACGAGGCGACAACCGCCTGCGCAGCGCACGCCTAA
- a CDS encoding alpha/beta fold hydrolase: MGNRRISAAAVGAVLLAASVWPALHFSSGRVRRWRRGAGLARRAGRLGVRVFGQGNPVLVLLPGIAASEAYFGAAYDRLGEIATVVVIDPLGFGSSMDAGVSTDSFALEEHLAAITGALSALDLDGRPLHVAGHSMGASLAIQWAAASDGDIRTVVAFDAPLYRTRAETDERVRHLGWFEALLSTGALAHTVCAWMCRHRSAASVLAVALNPTMPAAIARDGVKHTWFSYIQSFEALVAADTWTGAVTSLSGRGVPLLLVDGEVDPVPVPGRALALSAEFAGVTARTHRGGHGLPLASPGWCSDLLYRQITAA, translated from the coding sequence ATGGGCAATAGACGAATCAGCGCGGCCGCGGTCGGGGCGGTGCTGCTCGCGGCGTCCGTCTGGCCCGCCCTGCACTTCTCTTCGGGCCGGGTGCGCCGCTGGCGCCGGGGCGCGGGGCTAGCGCGCCGCGCCGGGCGTCTCGGCGTCCGCGTGTTCGGCCAGGGCAACCCCGTTCTCGTGCTGCTGCCGGGCATCGCGGCGAGCGAGGCCTACTTCGGAGCGGCCTACGACCGACTCGGAGAGATCGCGACGGTGGTCGTGATCGATCCCCTCGGCTTCGGCTCGTCGATGGATGCCGGGGTCAGCACCGACTCGTTCGCCCTCGAGGAGCACCTCGCCGCCATCACCGGCGCCCTCAGCGCCCTCGACCTCGACGGGCGCCCGCTGCACGTGGCCGGCCACTCGATGGGCGCGTCACTCGCGATCCAGTGGGCGGCGGCGAGCGACGGCGACATCCGCACGGTCGTCGCATTCGACGCCCCGCTGTACCGAACCCGGGCGGAGACAGACGAGCGGGTGCGGCATCTGGGCTGGTTCGAGGCGCTGCTGTCGACTGGCGCGCTCGCCCACACGGTGTGCGCATGGATGTGCCGGCACCGCTCCGCCGCCTCCGTGCTCGCCGTCGCGCTCAACCCGACGATGCCGGCGGCCATCGCCCGGGACGGCGTCAAGCACACCTGGTTCTCCTACATCCAGAGCTTCGAGGCCCTCGTTGCCGCCGACACCTGGACCGGAGCGGTCACCTCGCTGTCGGGCCGGGGCGTGCCACTGCTGCTCGTCGACGGCGAGGTCGATCCGGTGCCGGTCCCCGGGCGCGCGCTCGCCCTCTCGGCGGAATTCGCGGGCGTCACCGCGCGCACCCACCGCGGCGGTCACGGCCTCCCCCTCGCCTCGCCCGGCTGGTGCAGCGACCTGCTCTACCGGCAGATCACCGCGGCCTGA